The Manihot esculenta cultivar AM560-2 chromosome 17, M.esculenta_v8, whole genome shotgun sequence genome contains the following window.
CTAAGAATTTTAatggaattttttttctcttttttaaacTGTGCTTAAATTACCCTTATTGTCTTTCGTCGTATTTGCCCCCAATTATATTTATCTTTGGCCGCATTTGATCTCGAAGTTTTAAGAaaggttatatatatataaagctttATGCTACTCCAAATGAATTATGATGATTtgaagatttataatttatttttctatcataataacctttaatttaataatattaaaatgaacttttcatatataattacaaaaaattaaaatgttacaTTGTGGAACTTTCAATTAATGATAAAAACTTATCTTTTTGAAATTTGAAGTTTTCGTTAATAACACTAACAACAAGTATTCtcataaacaaaataataataataataataataataataataataataataataataataataataataataatagaataatCGGTTAGGGGACGATAATCAAAGTATGGGCCTCAGTATTATCCATCAAGTGGCAGTGTTTGGGCTTAGTGGGCTTTCAAAGACAACGCCTCAGTGCCACTGCTTTTAGCTTAATTTCATCATCAGATTTATCTTTTCATTTACCCATCACTAGGCATTTGGTACAAGCGTAACTACACAAAAAGGAATGCATATTTATTCTCAAAAACTAGTTATGAATGACATGCAGAAGCAGTAAATAATTCACGGTAGCTGTCCCTTACGCAACATGTTTGGACTTGCTTTAGCAGAAtgtttttgtttaaaaaataaaaaagattataTATGGTTTAAGAACTCTTGGGGTTCAGTATtgagattaattttttttaacaattcaaTTATCCTATTTACTTAATAATTAAACAGATTTTATCTCACAGATGTCACcatgttttttattttcatatctaGACAAATTTTCAGACGACAAGACGTATCATTAGACTAAGAAATTAGGTAGAGTTTAATAAATTAGTCTAAAAAAAATTCTACCACTTAATAATTAGCCAATGATTATCAATTAATTGGAGGATGGTATAAGAACAAAATCTCACTAACCTTTATTCAAATCCAAAAAAACACGAGGACAAGCAACTGCTTTAAATACATTTGATCACAACAATTTCAACAAAATTATTTCCATCTTTTCTTCGACAACAACCTTTTAACTCCTAAGGGTAAGGGATCGTGTGGAATCGATTTACAAGTATATAATTAAACAACATTATATTTCCCAGATAATAAAATGCCCACGTGTCAGCAGCCAAATGGActgtttgaattaaaaattataaataaatgtcttataataaaaaaaaaagtactgTTGAAGATCACATGCTCAGGACATTTCACTTGTAACAAATtactatattaaatttaattctgcCACATGGAGGCTTTAATAATCAGCTTAATCACAGATCCCATCATTATTTCATTAGCTCCAATTCAACTCCAGATTATTCTAGTATTAATTTGAAGCAATTAAATAATTGAACTACCTAAATTCGATTACTTTAGTTCATTTCCTTAAAGGAAGGACAGATCAAATGTCATGTAATGACAGCCTTTCCATGAAATGGTCACCATGTCCAAGCTACTATAAAAGACTGCCTTCACCTGAACTGTTTTCCCCAAGAGAAGAACTCATCTGCCTTACAGAAATGGCTGCTTCAAAATCATTTTCACTTCTTCTTCTCCAATTCATCTTTGTTTTATTTGTGTTTAACCCAGTGAATGCTCAACTGAAAGTAGGGttttactccaaaacttgcccaCAAGCTGAGGCCATTGTTAAGGAGGTTATTGATCAAGTCATGTCAGTGGCTCCTTCTCTTGCTGGCCCCTTGTTGAGGATGCATTTTCATGATTGCTTTGTTAGGGTAagtaatatatgaaaaatatatatatatatatagtattatACAGTAATATATAATCGAACTATACGATTACGTACAaagattatgattatgtaagggtaattataatttatttatgtcTTCAGGGTTGTGATGGGTCAGTACTGTTAAACTCCAGTACTCAGCAAGCTGAGAAAAATGCACCTCCAAATCTGAGCCTTCGAGGATTCCAAATTATCGACAGAGTCAAATCTGCCTTGGAAAAGGCATGCCCTGGTGTGGTTTCATGTGCAGACATCGTGGCTATTGTGGCTAGGGATGTCACAGTTGCGGTAATTAGCATTTTAATCTCTTTTCCTTTAAATTTGCTATTAACAAAAATCAAAGAGTGAAAAGAATTAATAATTgtacaaataaaatttgatcGTCTCAGACCAAGGGACCTCGATGGGAAGTTGAAACTGGACGAAGAGATGGAAGAGTTTCCAAATTAATAGAAGCCTCTAACAACTTGATAGCTCCTACTGCTAACATTACCACTGTAATAGCAGGATTTCGAGCTAAGGGTTTGAGCATAAAAGATGCAGCGGTGCTATTAGGTATGTAAAAATTAACCATGCATTAATGCTTGTTAACTCTACAGCTGGAATCTTAACTCTGATCTCTTTGGGGTGACACAGGTGGCCACACCATTGGTACTTCTCACTGCTCTTCATTCAATTCCAGGCTTTACAATTTCACTGGAAAGGGAATCAATAATGACTCTGATCCTACATTGGATTCAGAGTATGTTGAAAGGTTGAAAAAGAAATGCAAGCCAAGAGATCAAAAAACACTGGTAGAAATGGATCCTGGGAGCTTCAGGACATTTGATGCAGACTACTATACACTTGTGAGCAAAAGAAGAGGTCTCTTCCAGTCTGATGCAGCTCTCCTTGACAACAGTGTGACAAAAGCTTACGTTAAGCTTCAGGCTGCCACCAAGGGATTCACTTTCTTCAAAGACTTTGGTGAGTCAATGGTGAAGATGGGTAGGGTTGGAGTTGTTACAGGTACATCAGGTGAAATCAGGAAAGTGTGCAGCAAGGTTAACTAGACAAAGTTGAATGTGGAAATGGAGAGAATATTTCCTACGCTCGATCGTTTtactagttttattatttagtatttagttaataaatttGTCCTTTTTCTCTTTGAATATTTGCTCAGAAGGTTTATTTTGAGACCATAATAAGAAGATTTCAACACGTGGACAAATATTGATCATGTACTCGGGCAATAAATTGTGCATGTTTCATGCAATTGGTTGGAGTTTCTCATCCCTccttttcaataataaaataaattcatttgtTTCAAAGGCTtccctttttattattattattattattattattattattactattgttACTAATTCTCAAACCTTCTCTAGTTGTCCAATAAGATATTGTCACATTATTCCCAACTCCAAtgatttctttcatttttttgctGAAATTAGTCAATTATAGCCACAGACGGAGAAAAATAAAGCTGGGACTTGACTTTGAGTCTATGATTAAtgcttaataataattaattaattaagcatAAAATAACAAGGTAAACTTAATTGATTTGATCATTAACCGAGCAACTTTTTAAAAGAAGGTTGTCATGGACTCATGGTCCAGGATTTACATATAAATATGTATATTGTTAAGGTCATGACAACACAGCAGCTGTCCTGGAGTATCCTCAATTTATGGTTTGAATAATACTAgaccttataatttttttcataaccaAGCATATTAATTGTAAGCCAGCTCTTCTTTataagaaattatataataaactgGTAATTTCATATagacataattataaaatatatacatttaattatttttttaaaaattcgtttaataatta
Protein-coding sequences here:
- the LOC110604383 gene encoding peroxidase 27; protein product: MAASKSFSLLLLQFIFVLFVFNPVNAQLKVGFYSKTCPQAEAIVKEVIDQVMSVAPSLAGPLLRMHFHDCFVRGCDGSVLLNSSTQQAEKNAPPNLSLRGFQIIDRVKSALEKACPGVVSCADIVAIVARDVTVATKGPRWEVETGRRDGRVSKLIEASNNLIAPTANITTVIAGFRAKGLSIKDAAVLLGGHTIGTSHCSSFNSRLYNFTGKGINNDSDPTLDSEYVERLKKKCKPRDQKTLVEMDPGSFRTFDADYYTLVSKRRGLFQSDAALLDNSVTKAYVKLQAATKGFTFFKDFGESMVKMGRVGVVTGTSGEIRKVCSKVN